TTTTGCGCAGGCGGCCGTGCAAATGAAAAACCTGCACCATCAGGAAAGGATTATTCATGATACAATCATAGAAATACTTGATTTCTTTAACCTTACAAGAGTAAAAGACGAAATGGCGGTCTCTCTTCCGTACGGCTTCCAACGACGGGTGGAAATTGTCCGGGCGCTGGCCGCGCGGCCGCGGCTGCTTCTGCTTGATGAGCCGGCCGCCGGGATGAACCCTTCCGAGAAAGCGGCTCTGATGGAGCTCATTGCATCCATAAGGGAGCACTATCAGAGCGCCGTTTTCCTGATTGAACATGATATGCGCGTGGTGATGGGTATTTGCAAGCGGGTCTCGGTCATCGACTACGGCGTCAAAATTGCGGAGGGAACGCCGCAGGAGATACAGAACAATCCCCGGGTCATCGAGGCATATCTGGGAGAGAAAGTATAGAAATTTATGCTGCGGATAGATAATCTTCAGGTGCGGTACGGTGCCGTCAGTGCTCTGCGGGGAATAAATATCTCTGTCGCAGAGGGACAGATAGTTACACTTATCGGCGCCAACGGGGCCGGGAAATCGACCACCCTGAGGGCCATATCCGGATTGGTCAAAGCCGTCGGAGGGAGCATTCATTTTGATAGTCACGACATCACCAACATGCCGCCGCATAAAATAGTGGCCGCCGGGATTTCGCATGCCCCGGAGGGGCGGATGATTTTCGCGAATCTCACGACGCGTGAAAATCTTGAAATGGGAGCATATCTCAGAACCGATAAGGCCGAAATCGAAAAGGATATGGAGTTTCTCTTTTTCATGTTTCCGAAACTGAAAGAAAGAATCAAACAACCGGGGGGGA
This is a stretch of genomic DNA from Candidatus Zixiibacteriota bacterium. It encodes these proteins:
- a CDS encoding ABC transporter ATP-binding protein produces the protein MLRIDNLQVRYGAVSALRGINISVAEGQIVTLIGANGAGKSTTLRAISGLVKAVGGSIHFDSHDITNMPPHKIVAAGISHAPEGRMIFANLTTRENLEMGAYLRTDKAEIEKDMEFLFFMFPKLKERIKQPGGKLSGGEQQMLAIGRALLARPKLLLLDEPSLGIAPILVKTIFQKIVEINRELKTTILLVEQNAHMALSVANYGYVLETGAIRLEGKASDLAGNEMVRKTYLGEL
- a CDS encoding ABC transporter ATP-binding protein → MALLSLRNCTIRFGGLVAVSKLTLDIESDDLLGLIGPNGAGKTTMFNIITGVYRPTSGEILFDGSSIVGMKPYHVARLGIARTFQNIRLFPSLTVYETVQAALQKSISYGFAQAAVQMKNLHHQERIIHDTIIEILDFFNLTRVKDEMAVSLPYGFQRRVEIVRALAARPRLLLLDEPAAGMNPSEKAALMELIASIREHYQSAVFLIEHDMRVVMGICKRVSVIDYGVKIAEGTPQEIQNNPRVIEAYLGEKV